The following proteins are co-located in the Mycobacteriales bacterium genome:
- the tatC gene encoding twin-arginine translocase subunit TatC: protein MPRPARARAGRTPDGRMTLAEHLTELRHRVIVSVAAVLVTTIVAYIFHAHIMHFVTHPYCSLPVRYRLVKNRCTLVVGGVLDPFTVTLKVALYAGVLAASPIWLYQIWRFVTPGLYTHEKRWATGFVASSVLLFAMGAAFAYLTLHKGLRFLLGFATGGLTPLLNFNSYLSFVVAMILIFAVSFELPLLVVMLNLVGIVSAQRLRHHWRAVIFGIFVFAAVATPSQDPFTMSALAVPMCLLYGVAAGIATAHDRRVARRPSTMYPDLSDDELAPIDDEPAVP, encoded by the coding sequence ATGCCCCGCCCGGCGCGGGCACGAGCCGGGCGCACGCCCGACGGCCGGATGACGCTGGCCGAGCACCTCACAGAGCTTCGCCACCGCGTCATCGTGTCAGTGGCAGCGGTGCTCGTGACGACGATCGTCGCGTACATCTTCCACGCTCACATCATGCACTTCGTGACCCATCCCTACTGCTCGCTGCCGGTGCGCTACCGGTTGGTCAAAAACCGCTGCACGCTGGTCGTCGGCGGGGTGCTGGACCCGTTCACGGTCACCTTGAAGGTGGCGTTGTACGCCGGCGTGCTGGCGGCGTCGCCGATCTGGCTCTATCAGATCTGGCGGTTCGTCACCCCCGGCCTGTACACCCACGAGAAGCGCTGGGCCACCGGGTTCGTGGCGTCATCTGTCCTGCTGTTCGCCATGGGCGCTGCCTTCGCCTACCTCACCCTGCACAAGGGTTTGCGCTTCCTGCTCGGTTTCGCCACGGGCGGGCTCACCCCGCTGTTGAACTTCAACAGCTACCTGTCGTTCGTCGTGGCAATGATTCTGATCTTCGCGGTCTCCTTCGAGCTGCCACTACTGGTGGTGATGCTGAACCTGGTGGGTATCGTCTCGGCGCAGCGGCTACGCCACCACTGGCGGGCAGTCATCTTCGGGATCTTCGTGTTCGCCGCAGTCGCCACCCCGAGCCAGGATCCGTTCACCATGAGCGCGCTGGCAGTGCCGATGTGCCTGTTGTACGGCGTGGCGGCGGGCATCGCGACCGCGCACGACCGCCGGGTGGCGCGCCGCCCGTCGACCATGTACCCGGACCT